In one window of Nocardiopsis aegyptia DNA:
- a CDS encoding ATP/GTP-binding protein: MSPRRNSSRRQSSRSRGPSNGPPDEDALMLRITGGQRRETGPDGEWVTRRIPGASATKVYRCPGCAQEIPTGMPHVVAWRPYGDGGDRRHWHSSCWDRRAHRAPRY, from the coding sequence GTGAGCCCGCGTCGAAACTCCTCCCGCCGCCAGTCCTCCCGGAGCCGCGGACCGTCCAACGGTCCCCCTGACGAGGACGCCCTGATGCTGCGCATCACCGGCGGCCAGCGCCGCGAGACCGGCCCCGACGGCGAGTGGGTGACGCGGCGCATCCCCGGCGCCTCCGCCACCAAGGTCTACCGGTGCCCGGGCTGTGCGCAGGAGATCCCCACGGGGATGCCGCACGTCGTGGCCTGGCGCCCCTACGGTGACGGCGGAGACCGCCGCCACTGGCACTCCTCCTGCTGGGACCGGCGCGCACACCGCGCCCCGCGCTACTGA
- a CDS encoding sensor histidine kinase, whose translation MEDTEGRVIGVEERHAWNTGVWWDVYFTAIMAGMAVLAALTTAPQWRWTAVALVCAVVVVYYGYGRVLLRSPNHGSNLRSVVLPALLLAVVLPAVTLNPALTFMLVAVSPLCFMATGTAQAVPTVGLVLVVPVLYRAVTGQQGWDTTAVTLAIDAVIIAFAAWFGRWIERVVVQSYERAELIRQLRESREEAVRLSEQAGAMAEREHLGRELHDTLAQGLTSVIALTQAVESEMSTDPALARRHLALMRETAADNLADARAMVAARQAVRPEGGGSLDAALARVTERLAAELGIGVDLTVRGTPAPLPGDVQVCLLRTAQEALANIRRHAGAGRADVLLEYAPAGVTLTVSDDGRGFTPAAGPGHGLRNMRHRARSAGGALTVDSAPGAGTTVRASIPHAESTHPTPEETAR comes from the coding sequence GTGGAAGACACGGAAGGACGGGTGATCGGCGTGGAGGAACGCCACGCGTGGAACACGGGTGTGTGGTGGGACGTCTACTTCACCGCGATCATGGCGGGCATGGCGGTGTTGGCCGCGCTCACCACCGCCCCCCAGTGGCGGTGGACCGCGGTCGCCCTGGTCTGCGCGGTCGTGGTCGTGTATTACGGCTACGGCCGGGTGCTCCTGCGGTCGCCGAACCACGGGTCGAACCTGCGCTCCGTGGTCCTGCCGGCGCTGTTGCTGGCCGTCGTCCTGCCCGCCGTGACGCTCAATCCCGCGCTGACGTTCATGCTCGTGGCGGTCTCCCCGCTGTGCTTCATGGCCACGGGAACCGCGCAGGCCGTGCCCACGGTGGGGCTGGTCCTGGTCGTTCCGGTCCTGTACCGGGCGGTGACGGGGCAGCAGGGCTGGGACACCACCGCGGTCACCCTGGCGATCGACGCGGTGATCATCGCGTTCGCGGCCTGGTTCGGCCGCTGGATCGAGCGCGTCGTCGTGCAGAGCTACGAGCGCGCCGAACTCATCCGGCAGCTGCGCGAGAGCAGGGAGGAGGCGGTCCGGCTCTCGGAGCAGGCCGGGGCGATGGCCGAACGCGAACATCTGGGCCGCGAGCTCCACGACACCCTGGCCCAGGGGCTCACCAGCGTCATCGCCCTGACCCAGGCGGTGGAGTCGGAGATGTCCACCGACCCCGCCCTGGCCCGCCGCCACCTGGCGCTCATGCGCGAGACCGCCGCGGACAACCTCGCCGACGCCCGTGCCATGGTGGCCGCGCGCCAGGCGGTCCGGCCCGAGGGCGGCGGATCCCTCGACGCCGCGCTCGCCCGCGTCACGGAACGGCTGGCCGCGGAGCTCGGCATCGGCGTCGACCTGACCGTGCGCGGCACCCCCGCCCCGTTGCCGGGCGACGTCCAGGTCTGCCTCCTGCGCACCGCACAGGAGGCGCTGGCCAACATCCGCAGGCACGCAGGCGCCGGGCGCGCCGACGTCCTCCTGGAGTACGCTCCGGCGGGCGTCACGCTGACCGTGTCCGACGACGGCCGCGGCTTCACACCCGCGGCAGGCCCCGGCCACGGCCTGCGGAACATGCGCCACCGCGCGCGGAGCGCGGGCGGCGCCCTCACCGTGGACAGCGCGCCCGGCGCAGGGACGACGGTGCGCGCGTCCATCCCCCACGCCGAATCCACGCACCCGACCCCGGAGGAGACCGCCCGGTGA
- the mce gene encoding methylmalonyl-CoA epimerase, whose amino-acid sequence MSSAPDPSGPFSGLTRLDHVGIACRDLDASIAFYRTTYGFEVEHEEVNEEQGVREAMLRINGTDDGGATYLQLLEPTRPDSPVAKFLDRNGEGVHHIAFGTGDVAASAAGVGERGVRVLDKEPRHGTLGSSIVFLHPKDCGGVLTELVQAAEHP is encoded by the coding sequence ATGAGCTCCGCACCCGACCCCAGCGGCCCGTTCTCCGGCCTGACCCGTCTCGACCACGTCGGAATCGCCTGCCGCGACCTCGACGCCTCGATCGCGTTCTACCGCACCACGTACGGCTTCGAGGTGGAGCACGAGGAGGTGAACGAGGAGCAGGGCGTGCGCGAGGCGATGCTCCGAATCAACGGCACCGACGATGGTGGCGCCACCTATCTGCAACTCCTCGAACCGACCCGGCCCGACTCCCCCGTGGCCAAGTTCCTCGACCGCAACGGTGAGGGCGTCCACCACATCGCCTTCGGCACGGGTGACGTCGCGGCCAGCGCCGCGGGCGTCGGCGAGCGGGGCGTGCGCGTGCTCGACAAGGAGCCGCGGCACGGCACGCTGGGGTCCAGCATCGTCTTCCTGCACCCGAAGGACTGCGGCGGTGTCCTCACCGAACTCGTCCAGGCGGCGGAGCACCCGTAG
- a CDS encoding alpha/beta hydrolase encodes MEIRATTVLPAVRRPITLHTADGLELVGELALPEGGAPVATLVCLHPLPTAEGMMDSHVLRKASFRLPALANIAVLRFNTRGTTSRHGTSQGEFGEGETEQHDVLAAIEFTEFEGLPEPWLLGWSFGTELALKWGCDPQIRGALLLSPPLHRADEADMRVWAESGKPVVALVPEHDDYLRPDEAAERFEPLTQAEVIGVDGAKHLWVGEPYVRRVLDEIVQRVNPAAHPLPTEWDGPYEKDVQPLR; translated from the coding sequence ATGGAGATTCGAGCCACCACGGTGCTGCCCGCCGTGCGACGTCCCATCACCCTGCACACAGCCGACGGCCTGGAGCTGGTCGGTGAGCTCGCGCTGCCCGAGGGCGGCGCCCCGGTCGCCACCCTGGTGTGCCTGCACCCCCTGCCCACGGCCGAGGGCATGATGGACAGCCACGTCCTGCGCAAGGCGTCCTTCCGGCTGCCGGCGCTGGCGAACATCGCGGTCCTGCGCTTCAACACGCGCGGCACCACCTCGCGGCACGGCACCAGCCAGGGCGAGTTCGGCGAGGGCGAGACCGAGCAGCACGACGTGCTCGCGGCGATCGAATTCACCGAGTTCGAGGGCCTGCCCGAACCGTGGCTGCTCGGCTGGTCCTTCGGCACCGAACTGGCGCTCAAGTGGGGCTGCGACCCGCAGATCAGGGGCGCGCTGCTGTTGTCGCCCCCGCTGCACCGCGCCGACGAGGCGGACATGCGCGTGTGGGCGGAGTCCGGCAAGCCGGTCGTGGCCCTGGTCCCCGAACACGACGACTACCTGCGCCCCGACGAGGCCGCCGAGCGCTTCGAGCCGCTCACGCAGGCCGAGGTGATCGGCGTCGACGGCGCCAAGCACCTGTGGGTGGGCGAGCCCTACGTGCGGCGTGTGCTCGACGAGATCGTCCAGCGCGTCAACCCCGCCGCCCACCCCCTGCCGACCGAGTGGGACGGCCCCTACGAGAAGGACGTCCAGCCGCTGCGCTGA
- the nucS gene encoding endonuclease NucS: protein MRLVIARCSVDYVGRLTAHLPMAPRLILIKADGSVSIHADDRAFKPLNWMNPPCKLREEVVADGPDVWTVTHTKSGEKLVLTVEEVVHDSSHELGKDPGLQKDGVESHLQELLAEHITTLGDGYTLIRREFPTAIGPVDILCRDAANATVAVELKRRGDIDGVEQLTRYLELLNRDPQLAPVRGVFAAQEIKPQARVLAEDRGIACVVLDYDELRGIEPDTLRLF from the coding sequence GTGCGTCTCGTCATCGCGCGGTGCAGTGTCGACTACGTCGGCCGGCTCACCGCCCACCTGCCCATGGCTCCCCGTCTCATCCTCATCAAGGCCGACGGGAGCGTCTCCATCCATGCCGACGACCGGGCGTTCAAGCCGTTGAACTGGATGAACCCGCCGTGCAAGCTCCGTGAGGAGGTCGTGGCGGACGGCCCCGACGTGTGGACGGTCACGCACACCAAGTCCGGCGAGAAGCTGGTGCTGACCGTGGAGGAGGTCGTGCACGACTCCTCGCACGAGCTCGGCAAGGACCCCGGCCTGCAGAAGGACGGTGTGGAGTCGCACCTGCAGGAGCTGCTCGCCGAGCACATCACCACGCTCGGCGACGGCTACACGCTCATCCGCCGGGAGTTCCCCACCGCGATCGGCCCGGTCGACATCCTGTGCCGTGACGCCGCCAACGCCACGGTGGCGGTCGAGCTCAAGCGGCGCGGCGACATCGACGGCGTCGAGCAGCTCACGCGCTACCTGGAGCTGCTCAACCGCGACCCGCAGCTGGCCCCCGTGCGCGGGGTCTTCGCCGCCCAGGAGATCAAGCCGCAGGCGCGCGTGCTCGCCGAGGACCGCGGGATCGCGTGCGTGGTGCTGGACTACGACGAGCTGCGCGGCATCGAGCCGGACACACTGCGCCTGTTCTGA
- a CDS encoding DivIVA domain-containing protein: MSSNNIDTQLNNIFDEDNTPPEFDVVLRGFDRTQVLDYLEGLRNEAKQSSKQVEKFKSELQAKNRQLQERERPSYAGLGSRIEELLRLAEEQANELVQSAQIDANDIKSAAKIEAAEMRAAAESEATEVRTLAQREADEQRQAAESEAEEISTTARREADELTSTTEREVQKKRSAVDHEIAEKRATFEGEIAKLRTTTERECAQARAAAKRERDETIQAAKSQAEELRKNAERAYAESEARRTEAEDQFELQLADRRAEAERQDAERLAAAQAATQKMVNEAEERASSAEQRATKASQQAEQTRRDAENHAKQLVNNAKKNANQIEAEAKSKAEHQLSDAKSEANRIMTAAKKEVEELNAQRDSIQSHLQQLRQLLGGGGAPAPAAPPAPAPAAISQPEPAAKPAAEEPKQPAHTGKGSDDEDWWQE; the protein is encoded by the coding sequence ATGTCGTCAAACAACATTGACACCCAGCTCAACAACATCTTCGACGAGGACAACACCCCGCCAGAATTCGACGTGGTGCTGCGTGGCTTTGACCGCACCCAGGTGCTGGACTACCTGGAGGGTCTGCGCAACGAGGCCAAGCAGTCCAGCAAGCAGGTCGAGAAGTTCAAGTCCGAGCTCCAGGCGAAGAACCGCCAGCTCCAGGAGCGTGAGCGCCCCTCCTACGCGGGTCTGGGCTCACGGATCGAGGAGCTGCTGCGCCTCGCCGAGGAGCAGGCCAACGAGCTCGTCCAGAGCGCGCAGATCGACGCCAACGACATCAAGTCGGCCGCCAAGATCGAGGCCGCGGAGATGCGCGCCGCCGCCGAGTCCGAGGCCACCGAGGTCCGCACGCTCGCCCAGCGCGAGGCCGACGAGCAGCGCCAGGCCGCCGAGTCCGAGGCGGAGGAGATCTCCACCACGGCGCGCCGCGAGGCCGACGAGCTGACCTCCACCACCGAGCGCGAGGTCCAGAAGAAGCGCTCGGCCGTCGACCACGAGATCGCGGAGAAGCGGGCGACCTTCGAGGGCGAGATCGCCAAGCTCCGCACCACCACCGAGCGCGAGTGCGCCCAGGCGCGCGCCGCCGCCAAGCGCGAGCGCGACGAGACCATCCAGGCCGCCAAGAGCCAGGCCGAGGAGCTGCGCAAGAACGCCGAGCGCGCCTACGCCGAGTCCGAGGCCCGCCGCACCGAGGCCGAGGACCAGTTCGAGCTCCAGCTCGCCGACCGCCGTGCCGAGGCCGAGCGCCAGGACGCCGAGCGCCTGGCCGCCGCGCAGGCCGCCACCCAGAAGATGGTCAACGAGGCCGAGGAGCGCGCCTCCAGCGCCGAGCAGCGGGCCACCAAGGCCAGCCAGCAGGCCGAGCAGACCCGCCGCGACGCCGAGAACCACGCCAAGCAGCTGGTCAACAACGCCAAGAAGAACGCCAACCAGATCGAGGCCGAGGCCAAGTCGAAGGCCGAGCACCAGCTCAGCGACGCCAAGTCCGAGGCCAACCGGATCATGACGGCCGCCAAGAAGGAGGTCGAGGAGCTCAACGCGCAGCGGGACAGCATCCAGTCGCACCTCCAGCAGCTGCGCCAGCTGCTCGGCGGCGGCGGTGCCCCCGCCCCGGCCGCTCCGCCGGCGCCCGCCCCCGCGGCCATCTCCCAGCCGGAGCCGGCCGCCAAGCCCGCCGCGGAGGAGCCCAAGCAGCCCGCGCACACCGGCAAGGGCAGCGACGACGAGGACTGGTGGCAGGAGTAG
- a CDS encoding 3-hydroxyacyl-CoA dehydrogenase, which yields MVQEFDKVGVVGLGTMGAGIAEVFARAGFNVIGVEIDQAALDRGRGHVDKSLSRAVSRGKLTEEERAGIDARLSFTTSREDLADADFVVEAVPERMDIKRDVFGDLDRICPPGTILATNTSSLSVTEIAALTGRPDKVVGLHFFNPAPVMKLAEVITTVSTSSDTVDVVTEVAKRIGKTPIAVGDRAGFVANALLVPYINDAVRLYERKVASREDIDAAVQKAAGLPMGPLTLADLVGLDVCLAVMDVLWEEYRDPRYVAAPLLRRMVAAGRLGRKSGQGFYAGTEDQAEPRPTGRFAEMIREEETLDLGEILIAPQIDDAMRMIGDGYASARDVDTAMRFGCGYPEGPTELLEKRGAESVVTTLVAMGEYGLTSVAVPAPLLMDQLPDTEEGSGQGGGCACHG from the coding sequence ATGGTGCAGGAATTTGACAAGGTCGGAGTCGTCGGACTCGGCACGATGGGCGCGGGTATCGCCGAGGTGTTCGCCCGCGCGGGATTCAACGTCATCGGCGTCGAGATCGACCAGGCCGCCCTCGACCGCGGTCGCGGTCACGTGGACAAGTCCCTCTCCCGTGCGGTCAGCCGGGGCAAACTCACCGAGGAGGAACGCGCCGGGATCGACGCCCGGCTCAGCTTCACCACCTCTCGCGAGGACCTCGCGGACGCGGACTTCGTCGTCGAGGCCGTGCCCGAGCGCATGGACATCAAGCGGGACGTCTTCGGGGACCTCGACCGGATCTGCCCGCCCGGCACGATCCTCGCCACGAACACCTCCTCGCTCTCGGTCACCGAGATCGCCGCGCTCACCGGACGCCCGGACAAGGTCGTCGGTCTGCACTTCTTCAACCCGGCGCCGGTCATGAAGCTGGCCGAGGTCATCACCACGGTCTCCACCAGCTCCGACACGGTCGACGTCGTCACCGAGGTCGCCAAGCGCATCGGCAAGACCCCGATCGCGGTGGGCGACCGGGCCGGATTCGTGGCCAACGCCCTGCTCGTGCCCTACATCAACGACGCCGTCCGGCTCTACGAGCGCAAGGTGGCCAGCCGCGAGGACATCGACGCCGCCGTGCAGAAGGCGGCCGGGCTGCCCATGGGGCCGCTCACCCTCGCCGACCTGGTCGGCCTGGACGTGTGCCTGGCCGTCATGGACGTGCTGTGGGAGGAGTACCGGGACCCGCGCTACGTCGCCGCGCCCCTGCTGCGCCGCATGGTCGCGGCCGGACGCCTGGGCCGCAAGAGCGGCCAGGGCTTCTACGCCGGCACGGAGGACCAGGCCGAGCCCCGCCCCACGGGGCGCTTCGCGGAGATGATCCGCGAGGAGGAGACCCTGGACCTGGGCGAGATCCTCATCGCCCCGCAGATCGACGACGCGATGCGCATGATCGGCGACGGCTACGCCTCCGCCCGGGACGTCGACACCGCCATGCGGTTCGGGTGCGGGTACCCCGAGGGACCCACCGAACTCCTGGAGAAGCGCGGCGCCGAGTCCGTGGTCACCACTCTGGTGGCGATGGGCGAGTACGGCCTGACCAGCGTCGCCGTCCCCGCGCCGCTGCTGATGGACCAGCTGCCCGACACCGAGGAGGGCTCGGGCCAGGGTGGCGGCTGCGCCTGCCACGGCTGA
- a CDS encoding acetyl-CoA C-acetyltransferase has product MPGSVIVGGARTPTGRLLGSLAGFSAADLGGFAIKAALERAGISGEQVGYVVMGQVLQAGAGQIPSRQAAVKAGIPMSVPSVTINKVCLSGLDAIALADQLIAAGEFDIVVAGGMESMTNAPHLLPKSRKGFKYGSVEVLDATAHDGLTDPFEGDSMGASTERHNAKLGIGRAEQDAFAARSHQRAAAAAAEGRFAEEIVPVEIPQRKGDPVVFDSDEGIRPDTTAESLAKLRPAFDRDGTITAGSSSQISDGAAAVVVMSRAKAEELGAPVLAEIGAHGNVAGPDNSLHSQPSNAIQHALAKAGRSVGDLDLIEINEAFAAVGLQSVKDLGVAEDIVNVDGGAIAIGHPIGASGARLALHLVTELRRRGGGLGAAALCGGGGQGDALLFSVPAE; this is encoded by the coding sequence ATGCCCGGTTCCGTCATCGTCGGTGGGGCTCGGACCCCGACCGGCCGACTCCTCGGCTCCCTCGCCGGGTTCTCCGCCGCAGATCTCGGCGGCTTCGCGATCAAGGCCGCGCTGGAGCGGGCCGGCATCAGCGGCGAACAGGTCGGATACGTGGTCATGGGACAGGTGCTGCAGGCCGGCGCCGGTCAGATCCCCTCCCGCCAGGCCGCCGTCAAGGCGGGCATTCCCATGAGCGTGCCCTCCGTGACCATCAACAAGGTGTGCCTGTCGGGCCTGGACGCGATCGCCCTCGCCGACCAGCTCATCGCCGCCGGCGAGTTCGACATCGTCGTCGCGGGCGGCATGGAGTCCATGACCAACGCCCCGCACCTGCTGCCGAAGTCGCGCAAGGGCTTCAAGTACGGGTCCGTGGAGGTCCTGGACGCCACCGCGCACGACGGCCTGACCGACCCCTTCGAGGGCGACTCCATGGGCGCGAGCACCGAGCGGCACAACGCCAAGCTCGGCATCGGCCGCGCCGAGCAGGACGCCTTCGCCGCCCGCTCCCACCAGCGCGCCGCCGCCGCGGCGGCCGAGGGTCGCTTCGCCGAGGAGATCGTCCCGGTGGAGATCCCCCAGCGCAAGGGCGACCCGGTCGTCTTCGACTCCGACGAGGGCATCCGCCCCGACACCACCGCGGAGAGCCTGGCCAAGCTGCGTCCGGCCTTCGACCGGGACGGCACCATCACCGCCGGCTCCTCCTCGCAGATCTCCGACGGTGCCGCCGCCGTGGTCGTGATGAGCCGTGCCAAGGCGGAGGAGCTCGGCGCCCCCGTCCTGGCCGAGATCGGCGCGCACGGCAACGTCGCCGGGCCCGACAACTCGCTGCACTCCCAGCCCTCCAACGCCATCCAGCACGCGCTGGCCAAGGCGGGCCGGTCCGTCGGCGACCTCGACCTGATCGAGATCAACGAGGCCTTCGCGGCCGTGGGCCTGCAGTCCGTGAAGGACCTGGGCGTGGCCGAGGACATCGTCAACGTCGACGGCGGCGCCATCGCCATCGGCCACCCGATCGGCGCCTCCGGCGCCCGCCTGGCCCTGCACCTGGTCACCGAGCTGCGCCGGCGCGGCGGTGGCCTCGGTGCCGCGGCCCTGTGCGGTGGCGGCGGCCAGGGCGACGCCCTGCTGTTCTCCGTCCCCGCCGAGTAG
- a CDS encoding ABC transporter permease: MTAPETRLPGPIRVGLSRGLLEVREFVREWESVVFTFALPSLVLLLFGVIFEGAFDAGMPAVDFYLPGLIAMGLMSVSFQTLGTGIAVERDRGGLRRLRGTPMPPTAYFVGKTVLVLVLALAQLVLLLGVAVLVHGAAMPRDAAAWATLAWVFLLGTVASALLGTAVSSLARSARTASGIVVVPFLVLQFISGIFVPVSLLPDWVLAAASLFPLKWMAQGMRAAFYPDGFSAIEPSGAWDLHLVALALGTWCVVGLLLTLTTFRWKTRKDG, translated from the coding sequence GTGACCGCCCCGGAGACCCGCCTGCCCGGCCCGATCCGCGTCGGGCTCTCGCGCGGCCTGCTGGAGGTGCGCGAGTTCGTCCGCGAGTGGGAGAGCGTGGTCTTCACCTTCGCCCTCCCCTCGCTCGTCCTGCTGCTGTTCGGCGTGATCTTCGAAGGGGCCTTCGACGCCGGCATGCCCGCCGTGGACTTCTACCTGCCCGGCCTGATCGCCATGGGCCTGATGTCGGTCAGCTTCCAGACCCTGGGCACGGGCATCGCCGTCGAACGCGACCGGGGCGGTCTGCGCCGCCTGCGCGGGACCCCCATGCCGCCGACCGCCTACTTCGTCGGCAAGACCGTCCTCGTCCTGGTCCTCGCCCTGGCCCAGCTGGTCCTGCTGCTGGGGGTCGCCGTCCTCGTGCACGGCGCCGCCATGCCCCGGGACGCCGCCGCCTGGGCCACCCTGGCGTGGGTGTTCCTCCTCGGCACGGTCGCGAGCGCCCTGCTCGGCACGGCGGTGAGCTCGCTGGCCCGCAGCGCGCGGACCGCGTCCGGGATCGTCGTGGTCCCGTTCCTGGTGCTGCAGTTCATCTCCGGGATCTTCGTCCCGGTGTCCCTGCTGCCCGACTGGGTGCTCGCTGCCGCCTCCCTGTTCCCGCTCAAGTGGATGGCCCAGGGCATGCGCGCCGCGTTCTACCCGGACGGGTTCAGCGCCATCGAGCCCTCGGGGGCCTGGGACCTTCACCTCGTGGCCCTGGCCCTGGGAACCTGGTGTGTGGTGGGACTGCTGCTGACGCTCACCACGTTCCGGTGGAAGACACGGAAGGACGGGTGA
- a CDS encoding response regulator transcription factor, whose translation MIRVLLVDDHPVVREGMRGMLGAEADLAVVGDAASGPEAVARTAALRPDVVLMDLRMPGGDGVEATERISAEFPDSHVLVLTTYDTDADILRAVEAGATGYLLKDTPRAELAEAVRAAARGETVLSGGVAGALLTGMRRRSAPESAALSSREAQVLRLAADGRTNAAIASALHISPTTVKTHLARAYEKLGVSDRTAAVTQAIRRGLLPDE comes from the coding sequence GTGATCCGTGTCCTGTTGGTCGACGACCACCCCGTGGTGCGCGAGGGCATGCGCGGCATGCTCGGCGCCGAGGCCGACCTGGCCGTGGTGGGCGACGCCGCCTCCGGCCCCGAGGCCGTGGCGCGGACCGCGGCGCTGCGCCCCGACGTCGTGCTGATGGACCTGCGCATGCCCGGCGGCGACGGCGTCGAGGCCACCGAGCGCATCAGCGCCGAGTTCCCCGACTCGCACGTGCTGGTGCTCACCACCTACGACACCGACGCCGACATCCTGCGCGCGGTCGAGGCGGGGGCCACCGGCTACCTGCTCAAGGACACCCCGCGCGCGGAGCTGGCCGAGGCGGTGCGTGCCGCGGCGCGCGGTGAGACCGTGCTCAGCGGCGGGGTCGCGGGCGCGCTGCTGACCGGGATGCGGCGGCGTTCGGCACCGGAGTCCGCCGCCCTCTCCTCCCGCGAGGCGCAGGTCCTGCGCCTGGCCGCGGACGGGCGGACCAACGCCGCCATCGCGAGCGCGCTGCACATCAGCCCCACCACCGTCAAGACGCACCTGGCGCGCGCCTACGAGAAACTGGGGGTGAGCGACCGCACGGCCGCGGTCACCCAGGCCATCCGGCGCGGACTGCTTCCGGACGAGTGA
- a CDS encoding ABC transporter ATP-binding protein — MSDTAIEAVGLRKSYGGTEAVAGIDLSVPRGEVFALLGPNGAGKSTAVEILEGFRRRDGGTVRVLGEDPGRAGRHWRSRIGIVWQRETLVPQLSVRAVVRHFAGYYPAPEDPDGVIERVGLADKAAAHVNSLSGGQQRRLDVALGIVGRPELLFLDEPTTGFDPRARRDFWDLLRGLAHGGTTIVLTTHYLEEAEALADRVCVLAGGRIRAVDSPAALGGRATARATVGWADGRRRRSVRTAEPTRVIGALAGAHDGEVPELTVHRPTLEDVYLDLVRDERAEASA; from the coding sequence ATGAGCGACACAGCGATCGAGGCCGTCGGCCTCCGCAAGTCCTACGGCGGCACCGAGGCCGTCGCGGGCATCGACCTCAGCGTGCCGCGCGGCGAGGTGTTCGCCCTCCTGGGGCCCAACGGCGCGGGCAAGAGCACGGCCGTGGAGATCCTGGAGGGATTCCGCCGCCGCGACGGCGGGACCGTCCGGGTCCTGGGCGAGGACCCGGGTAGGGCCGGGCGGCACTGGCGCTCCCGCATCGGCATCGTCTGGCAGCGGGAGACCCTCGTCCCCCAGCTGTCCGTGCGCGCCGTCGTCCGCCACTTCGCGGGCTACTACCCCGCCCCGGAGGACCCCGACGGGGTCATCGAGCGGGTGGGCCTGGCGGATAAGGCCGCGGCGCACGTGAACTCGCTCTCCGGCGGCCAACAGCGGCGGCTCGACGTGGCCCTGGGCATCGTCGGCCGACCGGAACTGCTCTTCCTGGACGAGCCGACCACCGGGTTCGACCCCCGCGCCCGCCGCGACTTCTGGGACCTGCTGCGCGGGCTCGCCCACGGCGGCACCACGATCGTGCTGACCACGCACTACCTGGAGGAGGCCGAGGCGCTCGCCGACCGGGTGTGCGTCCTGGCCGGCGGCCGGATCCGGGCCGTGGACTCCCCCGCGGCCCTCGGCGGCCGGGCGACCGCCCGGGCCACGGTGGGCTGGGCGGACGGCCGGCGCCGGCGCTCGGTGCGGACCGCCGAGCCCACCCGCGTGATCGGCGCGCTCGCGGGCGCCCACGACGGCGAGGTGCCCGAGCTGACCGTGCACCGGCCGACCCTGGAGGACGTCTACCTGGACCTGGTGCGCGACGAGCGCGCGGAGGCGAGCGCGTGA
- a CDS encoding DUF1707 SHOCT-like domain-containing protein — MVDPMSEPNLPEPGRMRASDADRDSVAHRLREALAEGRLTPDEHSERLDAVYSAKTLGELVPLTEDLPAPDSEQSPARLPGDFHSPRPVYGGGRVVAAEPTSTVAVAVMGGADRSGGWVVPANFFAGAVMGGVELDLREARFTQRESTIWACTVMGGIDITVPDDVQVRVHGLPVMGGFGASGAPPSVMDPQAPIVHVRGLAVMGGVEVKYRRRKHQKEIDD, encoded by the coding sequence ATGGTGGACCCCATGAGTGAACCCAATCTCCCAGAACCCGGACGGATGCGCGCCTCCGACGCCGACCGCGACTCCGTCGCGCACCGCCTGCGCGAGGCGCTGGCGGAGGGCCGCCTGACGCCGGACGAGCACAGTGAACGCCTGGACGCGGTGTACAGTGCCAAGACGCTCGGCGAACTCGTCCCGCTCACCGAGGACCTGCCCGCGCCCGACTCCGAACAGTCGCCGGCCCGGCTGCCCGGCGACTTCCACTCGCCCCGCCCGGTCTACGGGGGCGGCCGGGTGGTCGCCGCCGAGCCCACGAGCACCGTGGCGGTGGCCGTGATGGGCGGCGCCGACCGTTCGGGCGGCTGGGTGGTCCCGGCGAACTTCTTCGCCGGCGCGGTCATGGGCGGGGTCGAGCTGGACCTGCGCGAGGCGCGCTTCACCCAGCGCGAGTCCACCATCTGGGCGTGCACGGTCATGGGCGGGATCGACATCACCGTGCCCGACGACGTCCAGGTCCGGGTGCACGGCCTGCCCGTGATGGGCGGGTTCGGGGCCTCGGGCGCGCCGCCCAGCGTCATGGACCCCCAGGCGCCGATCGTGCACGTGCGCGGACTGGCCGTCATGGGCGGAGTCGAGGTGAAGTACCGCCGACGCAAGCACCAGAAGGAGATCGACGACTGA